A part of Paenibacillus sp. 481 genomic DNA contains:
- the dnaK gene encoding molecular chaperone DnaK has translation MSKVIGIDLGTTNSCVAVMEGGEAVVIPNPEGARTTPSVLGFKKDGERIVGETAKRQAITNPDRTISSIKRHMGTNHKTTIDGKDYTAQEISAMILQKLKADAEAYLGQTVTQAVITVPAYFNDSQRQATKDAGKIAGLEVLRIVNEPTAAALAYGADKEEEQTILVYDLGGGTFDVSILELGDGFFEVKATSGDNSLGGDDFDQVIIEYLAAEFKKEHGIDLTKDKAAVQRLKDAAEKAKKELSGVMTSTISLPFITVVDGVPQHLEVNLTRAKFEELSANLVERTLAPTRQAMQDAGMTPADIDKVVLVGGSTRIPAVQDAIKKLTGKDPHKGVNPDEVVALGAAVQAGVLTGDVKDVVLLDVTPLSLGIETAGGVFTKMIERNTTIPTSKSQVFSTYADSQTSVEIHVLQGERSMAADNKSLGRFVLSDIPPAPRGVPQIEVSFDLDANGIVKVSALDKGTGKSQNITITSSSGLSDAEIDRMMKEAELHAEEDNQRKEMVEVKNNADQLVYTTEKTLKDLGDKVEQAEIDKANEAKDKVKAALESNNVEEIKAATEALSEIVQQLSVKLYEQAAQAQQAAEGQGGQEAPKKDNVVDADYEVVDEDKK, from the coding sequence ATGAGTAAAGTAATTGGTATTGACTTAGGTACAACAAACTCTTGCGTAGCAGTAATGGAGGGTGGCGAAGCTGTCGTCATCCCTAACCCAGAAGGCGCACGTACAACACCATCGGTTCTTGGTTTCAAAAAAGACGGTGAGCGCATCGTTGGTGAAACAGCGAAGCGTCAAGCGATCACAAACCCTGATCGTACGATCAGCTCGATTAAGCGTCACATGGGTACAAACCACAAGACGACAATCGATGGCAAAGACTACACAGCACAAGAAATTTCCGCAATGATCTTGCAAAAGTTGAAAGCTGATGCGGAAGCTTACTTGGGTCAAACCGTAACACAAGCGGTTATTACGGTTCCAGCTTACTTTAACGATTCCCAACGTCAAGCAACAAAGGACGCTGGTAAAATCGCAGGTCTAGAAGTATTGCGTATCGTCAACGAGCCTACAGCGGCAGCATTGGCATACGGTGCAGATAAAGAAGAAGAGCAAACGATTCTCGTTTATGACTTGGGTGGCGGTACGTTTGACGTATCCATCTTGGAATTGGGCGACGGTTTCTTCGAAGTTAAAGCAACTAGCGGTGACAACAGCCTCGGTGGCGATGATTTCGACCAAGTTATCATTGAATATCTTGCAGCTGAGTTCAAAAAAGAACACGGCATCGATTTGACAAAAGACAAAGCAGCTGTTCAACGTTTGAAAGACGCTGCTGAAAAAGCGAAAAAAGAATTGTCTGGTGTAATGACTTCGACAATCAGCTTGCCGTTCATCACTGTTGTTGACGGCGTGCCACAGCACTTGGAAGTAAACTTGACTCGTGCGAAGTTCGAAGAGCTTTCCGCTAACTTGGTTGAGCGTACATTGGCTCCAACTCGTCAAGCTATGCAAGATGCAGGCATGACACCAGCAGACATCGACAAAGTTGTACTTGTTGGTGGATCGACACGTATTCCTGCTGTACAAGACGCAATCAAGAAGCTTACAGGTAAAGATCCGCATAAAGGCGTTAACCCAGATGAAGTGGTTGCCCTTGGTGCAGCTGTTCAAGCAGGTGTCTTGACTGGTGACGTGAAAGACGTTGTCTTGCTCGACGTAACACCGTTGTCCCTCGGTATCGAAACAGCTGGTGGCGTATTTACAAAAATGATCGAGCGTAACACAACGATTCCGACAAGCAAATCGCAAGTGTTCTCGACGTATGCAGATAGCCAAACAAGCGTAGAAATTCACGTCTTGCAAGGTGAGCGTTCCATGGCAGCGGACAACAAGTCGCTTGGACGTTTCGTATTGTCCGACATTCCGCCAGCACCACGTGGCGTTCCGCAAATCGAAGTTTCCTTCGACCTTGACGCGAACGGTATCGTAAAAGTGTCTGCACTAGACAAAGGTACAGGCAAGAGCCAAAACATTACGATTACTTCTTCCAGCGGTTTGTCTGACGCTGAAATCGACCGCATGATGAAAGAAGCGGAATTGCACGCTGAAGAAGATAACCAACGCAAAGAAATGGTTGAAGTGAAGAACAACGCTGACCAATTGGTATATACGACAGAAAAAACGTTGAAAGACTTGGGCGACAAAGTCGAGCAAGCTGAAATCGACAAAGCGAACGAAGCGAAGGATAAAGTAAAAGCTGCGCTTGAAAGCAACAATGTCGAGGAAATTAAAGCAGCTACAGAAGCGTTGTCCGAAATCGTACAACAGCTTTCCGTGAAGTTGTATGAGCAAGCAGCTCAAGCACAGCAAGCAGCTGAAGGCCAAGGCGGACAAGAAGCTCCTAAGAAAGACAACGTCGTAGACGCAGACTATGAAGTTGTAGACGAAGACAAGAAATAA
- the dnaJ gene encoding molecular chaperone DnaJ has translation MANKRDFYEVLGLDKGANEDEIKKAYRKLARQYHPDVNKAADAEDKFKEVKEAYDVLSDGQKKATYDQYGHVDPNQGGFGGGDFGGGGFGDIFDMFFGGGGGRRDPNAPQRGNDLQYTMTIEFKEAVFGKETDITIPRTEQCDTCYGSGAKPGTKPDACKTCHGTGQQEVVQNTPFGRMVNRRACGTCQGKGKIIREKCGTCHGQGNVKKQRKLNVRIPGGVDDGAQLRMSGEGESGLRGGPSGDLYIVIRVKRHEFFERDGDDIYCEVPLTFAQAALGDEIEIPTLTEKVKLKIPAGTQTGTLFRLRGKGVPRLRGNGQGDQHVKVIIVTPTKMSDEQKELLRQFGQLGGEHSNGGHEESFFERMKRAFRGE, from the coding sequence GTGGCGAATAAACGAGATTTTTATGAAGTGCTTGGTCTGGACAAAGGGGCAAACGAGGACGAAATTAAAAAGGCGTACCGTAAGCTCGCACGCCAGTATCACCCGGACGTCAACAAAGCGGCGGACGCGGAAGATAAGTTCAAAGAGGTTAAGGAAGCTTATGACGTATTGAGCGACGGCCAGAAAAAGGCGACATACGATCAGTACGGTCATGTTGATCCGAATCAAGGCGGCTTCGGTGGCGGTGATTTTGGCGGAGGCGGCTTTGGCGATATTTTCGATATGTTCTTCGGTGGAGGCGGCGGTCGTCGTGATCCGAACGCTCCGCAGCGCGGCAACGATTTGCAGTACACGATGACGATCGAATTTAAGGAAGCGGTGTTCGGCAAAGAAACCGACATTACGATTCCGCGCACAGAACAATGTGATACTTGCTACGGTTCAGGTGCAAAGCCTGGTACGAAGCCAGATGCATGTAAGACGTGTCATGGCACAGGGCAGCAAGAAGTGGTACAAAATACGCCGTTCGGGCGTATGGTGAACCGACGTGCGTGTGGAACTTGCCAAGGTAAAGGCAAGATCATTCGTGAAAAATGTGGTACATGCCACGGTCAAGGAAACGTTAAAAAGCAACGTAAACTCAATGTTCGCATTCCAGGCGGGGTTGACGACGGTGCTCAGCTGCGCATGAGCGGTGAAGGTGAAAGCGGGCTGCGCGGCGGGCCGAGCGGAGACTTGTACATTGTGATTCGCGTGAAGCGCCACGAATTTTTCGAGCGCGACGGGGATGACATTTATTGCGAGGTGCCGCTCACGTTTGCACAAGCGGCGCTCGGCGATGAGATCGAAATTCCGACGCTAACGGAAAAAGTGAAGCTCAAAATTCCTGCTGGCACGCAGACGGGAACGTTGTTCCGCTTGCGCGGCAAAGGTGTTCCACGCTTGCGTGGCAACGGCCAAGGCGACCAGCATGTAAAAGTTATTATCGTTACGCCAACTAAAATGTCCGATGAGCAGAAAGAATTACTGCGTCAATTCGGTCAGCTTGGTGGCGAGCATTCTAACGGTGGGCACGAGGAATCGTTCTTCGAACGTATGAAGCGTGCTTTTCGCGGAGAATAA
- the grpE gene encoding nucleotide exchange factor GrpE, protein MNQEQAEKKVAGEDVNVDANLEQQEGNVEGNEDSQSAQHEANSEGNSELERVKAESDEHYQRYLRAQADFDNFRRRTVKEKEELAKYASLKLVTELVPVLDNFERALATNPANEESDSFVKGVNMIFRQISQVLEQEGVQPMNSVGQPFNPEYHQAIMQVESDEYEEGIVVEEVQRGYMLKDRVLRPAMVKVSG, encoded by the coding sequence TTGAACCAAGAACAAGCTGAAAAAAAGGTTGCAGGTGAAGATGTGAATGTCGACGCAAACCTTGAGCAGCAAGAAGGAAACGTAGAAGGTAACGAAGATAGCCAATCAGCCCAGCATGAAGCTAACAGCGAAGGAAACAGTGAGTTAGAGCGCGTAAAAGCGGAGTCTGACGAACACTATCAGCGTTATTTGCGTGCGCAAGCGGATTTTGATAATTTCCGCCGTCGTACAGTGAAAGAGAAGGAAGAATTGGCGAAATACGCTTCACTTAAACTCGTCACGGAATTAGTGCCTGTACTCGATAACTTCGAGCGCGCATTGGCTACGAATCCGGCTAACGAGGAGTCCGATTCATTTGTAAAAGGCGTGAATATGATCTTCCGTCAAATTTCACAGGTGCTGGAGCAAGAGGGTGTACAGCCGATGAACTCGGTTGGCCAACCATTTAATCCAGAATATCACCAAGCCATTATGCAAGTCGAATCCGACGAGTATGAAGAAGGTATCGTTGTCGAGGAAGTGCAAAGAGGCTACATGCTCAAAGACCGTGTACTTCGTCCAGCAATGGTAAAAGTGAGCGGTTAG